Proteins from one Ipomoea triloba cultivar NCNSP0323 chromosome 1, ASM357664v1 genomic window:
- the LOC115997156 gene encoding blue copper protein-like, with protein MAKFNVGIACLIFGMMLSAVPCLSTVYTVGDSSGWALSVDYATWSTTKTFKVGDSLVFNYPSGHTVDEVSPSDYQSCTVGNSISTDSSGATTIPLKTAGKHYFICSVMGHCGGGMKLEVTVDGGADATTPISPGTTTSPPTVTSGGAAGIPTTTTAAPGIPTATDNTLPRGAVPIPDSAGTLSPLLAMLMGWVVVMIHVALS; from the exons ATGGCGAAGTTTAATGTTGGAATTGCATGCTTGATTTTTGGTATGATGTTGTCTGCTGTACCATGTTTGAGCACGGTGTACACTGTCGGAGACTCTTCCGGGTGGGCTCTCAGCGTTGATTATGCTACCTGGTCTACCACCAAAACTTTCAAAGTTGGTGATTCTCTTG tTTTCAACTATCCAAGTGGTCACACAGTGGATGAAGTGAGTCCAAGTGACTACCAGTCATGCACGGTGGGGAATTCCATAAGCACTGACAGCAGCGGCGCCACCACTATTCCACTGAAGACGGCGGGTAAGCACTACTTCATTTGTAGTGTGATGGGCCACTGCGGCGGCGGCATGAAGCTGGAGGTCACCGTGGACGGCGGAGCTGATGCCACTACACCTATCAGCCCAGGAACCACTACTAGTCCGCCGACCGTCACCAGCGGCGGCGCAGCCGGGattcccaccaccaccaccgccgccCCGGGAATCCCCACTGCTACGGATAATACACTACCTAGAGGCGCGGTTCCGATCCCGGATTCGGCCGGAACCCTATCTCCGTTGCTAGCTATGTTGATGGGTTGGGTTGTTGTGATGATTCATGTGGCTCTTTCATGA